A stretch of Aerococcus urinaehominis DNA encodes these proteins:
- a CDS encoding response regulator transcription factor: MHLLMIEDSESVQEMMAIFFDQQEGWQVESCYDGESGLAYFEDHQDELDMIILDLNLPKLDGISVCQAIRQQNKLIPIIMLTARDSESDQVLGFNVGADDYVTKPFSPVTLLARIQALYRRYRSQMNDDGQANNQGEVPGMVKTGQLTINPATREVIYMGQEIANLTPKEFEILNLLASHPKQVFTRDHLLNSLWESPFYGDERTVDAHIKKLRQKIEKIGPSLIQTVWGVGYKYEEVEVD; encoded by the coding sequence ATGCATTTGCTAATGATAGAGGATAGTGAAAGTGTCCAAGAGATGATGGCCATTTTTTTTGATCAGCAGGAGGGCTGGCAAGTTGAGTCCTGTTACGATGGAGAATCTGGCTTGGCCTATTTTGAAGACCACCAGGATGAGCTAGATATGATTATACTAGATCTTAATCTACCCAAATTGGATGGTATCTCGGTGTGCCAAGCTATTCGCCAACAAAATAAATTGATACCGATTATTATGTTGACGGCTAGGGACTCTGAGTCAGACCAAGTGCTCGGTTTTAATGTCGGGGCTGATGATTATGTGACTAAACCTTTTAGCCCGGTTACCCTATTAGCTCGTATTCAGGCTTTGTACCGGCGCTACCGTAGTCAAATGAACGACGATGGCCAAGCAAATAACCAAGGAGAGGTGCCTGGTATGGTAAAAACCGGCCAGCTGACAATTAATCCTGCTACCCGGGAGGTTATTTATATGGGGCAGGAAATTGCTAATTTAACACCCAAAGAATTCGAAATCTTAAACTTATTAGCTAGCCACCCTAAACAAGTCTTTACCCGTGACCATTTACTGAATAGTCTGTGGGAGAGCCCTTTTTACGGTGATGAGCGGACGGTGGATGCACATATAAAAAAATTAAGACAGAAGATTGAAAAAATTGGACCGTCCTTAATTCAAACAGTCTGGGGTGTTGGTTATAAGTATGAAGAAGTTGAGGTGGACTAG
- a CDS encoding sensor histidine kinase: MHYFFRQLAAFLVVILVTVMTMGFSLVNFTSNEIYEREEARLLELAASIMVQPLSQDYLSDIELILQGNNVKVAYYDASDQLVYPGWDQIGNGPQNNALNTGERLRLRQGRYLGLRAYDMGFSNDNNDAWSVFVPIRDSQGNYQGYLVLGTPTRLVDKFLLNLQDNIVKGFTLAALVAIVLSAAFAHYQQRRFSEFSRATKEIAAGDYDISLTSKGRDTIDYLAADFNTMIASLKASQAEVLRQQDLRQQLMLDVAHEMRTPLTTMNGILEGFAHGLIKEDKREQSMRLLYNETNRLIRLVNENLDYEKILNEDDPLHRQVFKVQPVLADILLQMESIAQDQGNQMILDCSEEIEVYADFDRFRQIFVNLLKNANQFTEHGKIKVTADYDQGLTKIAVADTGIGMSTDQQAHIFERFYKADASRKNSQYGEAGIGLALVAKLLERHQADIMVDSQLGQGSTFTVSFKSEKLIKE, translated from the coding sequence TTGCACTACTTTTTTCGTCAGCTAGCAGCTTTTCTGGTTGTTATTTTAGTAACTGTCATGACGATGGGCTTTTCTTTGGTCAACTTTACTTCGAATGAGATTTATGAACGTGAGGAAGCACGCTTGTTAGAGCTGGCTGCTTCTATCATGGTGCAGCCACTCAGTCAGGATTATTTAAGTGATATTGAACTGATTTTACAGGGCAATAATGTTAAGGTAGCCTACTATGATGCCAGCGATCAGCTAGTCTATCCTGGCTGGGACCAGATTGGTAACGGGCCCCAGAATAATGCTTTGAATACGGGAGAAAGGCTCCGTCTGCGTCAAGGTCGTTATCTAGGCCTTAGAGCCTATGATATGGGGTTTTCTAATGATAATAATGATGCTTGGTCGGTCTTTGTGCCTATTCGTGATAGCCAAGGCAACTACCAGGGCTATCTTGTTTTGGGGACACCGACTCGCCTAGTAGACAAGTTTTTACTTAATCTACAAGATAATATTGTTAAAGGTTTTACTTTAGCAGCGCTAGTGGCAATTGTTTTAAGTGCAGCCTTTGCTCATTACCAGCAGCGCCGATTTAGTGAGTTTTCTCGGGCGACCAAGGAAATTGCAGCTGGTGATTATGATATTAGTTTGACTAGTAAGGGACGCGATACGATTGATTATTTGGCAGCTGATTTCAATACTATGATTGCTTCTCTTAAAGCTTCCCAAGCTGAAGTGTTGCGCCAGCAAGACCTGCGCCAACAATTAATGTTAGATGTTGCCCACGAGATGCGGACACCCCTAACAACCATGAATGGTATCTTAGAGGGTTTTGCGCATGGTTTAATCAAGGAAGATAAGCGTGAGCAATCCATGCGTCTCCTTTACAATGAGACCAACCGATTAATTCGTTTAGTTAATGAAAACTTAGACTATGAAAAGATTTTAAACGAAGATGATCCTCTGCACCGACAGGTTTTTAAAGTGCAACCTGTTCTAGCTGATATCCTCTTACAAATGGAAAGCATCGCCCAAGACCAGGGCAACCAGATGATATTGGACTGCTCAGAAGAAATTGAAGTCTATGCAGATTTTGATCGCTTTCGGCAAATTTTTGTCAATTTACTGAAAAATGCCAACCAGTTTACTGAACATGGTAAAATTAAAGTAACGGCTGACTACGATCAGGGCTTGACCAAGATAGCCGTGGCGGATACCGGCATTGGCATGTCCACTGATCAACAAGCTCATATCTTTGAGCGCTTTTATAAGGCGGATGCCTCACGCAAGAATTCTCAATATGGGGAAGCAGGCATCGGTCTAGCCTTGGTAGCTAAGCTTTTGGAGCGCCACCAGGCTGATATTATGGTGGACAGCCAGTTAGGCCAAGGATCAACTTTTACAGTTAGCTTCAAGTCAGAAAAATTAATTAAAGAATAA
- the rapZ gene encoding RNase adapter RapZ: protein MAVENLSLVIITGMSGAGKTVALQSFEDMGYFCVDNLPPSLLPKFWELIKESGKIAKICLVMDLRSRDFFDELIDVVAGMDNRAMIHMKVVFLEANDTELVSRYKETRRSHPLQLEGGTILEGIHRECALLEDIRMRSQLIIDTSDLSPRQLRERLMEEFKQADDRSFMVEVMSFGFKYGIPIDADIVMDVRFLPNPHYIDDLRPLTGLDKPVYDYVMAQEDTEVFYRKFVDLVDFTLPRYEQEGKSSVTIAIGCTGGQHRSIALTERLGNHVADLGYRVNKTHRDRLKRKESVNRS, encoded by the coding sequence ATGGCAGTTGAAAACTTAAGTTTAGTAATTATTACTGGGATGAGCGGGGCCGGCAAGACTGTGGCCCTGCAGTCTTTTGAGGATATGGGTTACTTTTGTGTGGACAACCTGCCACCGTCGCTTTTGCCCAAATTTTGGGAATTGATTAAGGAATCAGGGAAAATTGCCAAAATTTGCTTGGTTATGGATCTGCGTTCCCGGGATTTCTTTGATGAATTGATTGATGTGGTAGCGGGGATGGATAACCGTGCCATGATTCATATGAAGGTGGTCTTTTTAGAAGCAAATGATACTGAGCTAGTGTCCCGTTATAAGGAAACCAGGCGTAGCCACCCCTTACAACTAGAAGGTGGCACAATTTTAGAGGGTATCCACCGTGAGTGCGCCCTTTTAGAGGATATTCGTATGCGGTCACAATTAATCATAGATACCAGTGACCTGTCGCCTCGACAATTGCGCGAGCGCTTGATGGAGGAATTCAAGCAGGCGGATGACCGGTCGTTCATGGTTGAAGTGATGTCCTTTGGCTTTAAGTACGGCATTCCGATTGATGCTGATATTGTTATGGATGTCCGCTTCTTACCCAACCCCCACTATATAGACGACTTACGGCCCTTAACTGGTTTGGATAAGCCAGTTTATGATTATGTGATGGCCCAAGAAGATACTGAAGTTTTTTATCGCAAATTTGTTGATCTAGTGGATTTTACCTTGCCCCGCTATGAACAAGAAGGAAAAAGTTCGGTGACCATTGCTATCGGTTGTACAGGTGGTCAGCACCGGTCGATTGCCCTAACTGAACGCTTGGGCAACCATGTGGCTGATTTGGGTTATCGAGTTAATAAAACTCACCGGGACCGGCTCAAACGTAAAGAATCGGTGAACCGGTCATGA
- a CDS encoding class I SAM-dependent rRNA methyltransferase, with protein MAIYKLKKAASQALRAGRQLLKPEDFSQLADYQDGDLVDLVDHRGQFLGRAYLSQQNKGLGWVFSKQPGQNMNQAFFTHLFDQAKQKRAALFADPLTTAFRVFNGDGDGLGGLSIDYYAGYLLIQWYSTGIYSYRDQILAALAAVYPQARAVIGKNRFDQAGLAISEVLVGQEPASDLLVLENGINYLVNLNEGWMTGIFLDQRDVRLFIQTELAAGRRLLNTFSYTGAFGVAAAMGGAITTTNVDVANRSQALTESQYQANGLDLGAMRVYTMDVFSYFDYAAKHGESYDIIVMDPPSFARHKKGTFKATRDYRQLVSEALTILAPQGYLVCSTNASNYRPEDFLADIKAGAKDQATKISLLQSFSLPSDFPVPASSPESDYLKVNVFKKERV; from the coding sequence TTGGCAATTTATAAGTTAAAAAAAGCGGCTAGCCAGGCTTTAAGGGCTGGTCGTCAATTGTTAAAGCCTGAGGATTTTAGTCAGTTGGCTGACTACCAGGATGGTGATTTGGTTGATCTAGTCGACCACCGGGGCCAATTTCTGGGTCGGGCCTATTTGTCTCAGCAAAATAAAGGGTTGGGTTGGGTTTTTAGTAAGCAGCCAGGTCAAAATATGAACCAAGCTTTCTTTACCCATCTTTTTGACCAGGCCAAGCAGAAACGGGCAGCACTCTTTGCTGACCCCTTGACTACAGCCTTTAGAGTTTTTAATGGTGATGGGGACGGCTTAGGTGGTCTATCTATCGATTATTATGCTGGTTACTTGCTGATTCAATGGTATTCTACTGGAATTTACAGCTATCGTGACCAGATTTTAGCGGCTCTGGCGGCAGTTTATCCTCAGGCTCGCGCTGTGATTGGTAAAAACCGCTTTGACCAGGCTGGTCTAGCCATCAGTGAAGTATTGGTTGGCCAGGAGCCCGCCAGTGATTTGCTAGTTTTGGAGAATGGGATTAATTATCTTGTGAACTTAAACGAAGGTTGGATGACTGGGATTTTCTTGGACCAAAGAGATGTCAGACTGTTTATTCAGACAGAATTGGCGGCCGGACGGCGTCTATTGAATACTTTTTCTTATACTGGTGCTTTTGGCGTGGCAGCGGCTATGGGCGGGGCAATTACGACGACAAATGTCGATGTAGCCAACCGGTCCCAAGCCCTAACTGAGTCTCAGTACCAAGCAAATGGACTAGATTTAGGAGCCATGCGGGTTTATACCATGGATGTCTTTTCATACTTTGATTATGCAGCTAAACACGGTGAAAGCTACGATATTATTGTGATGGATCCGCCAAGCTTTGCTCGCCATAAAAAAGGTACCTTTAAGGCAACCAGGGATTACCGTCAGTTGGTCAGTGAGGCTCTGACAATTTTAGCACCGCAAGGCTATCTGGTCTGCTCGACCAATGCTAGCAACTATCGACCAGAGGACTTTTTGGCTGACATCAAGGCTGGCGCAAAAGATCAAGCCACTAAAATTAGTCTATTACAAAGCTTTAGCCTACCAAGTGATTTTCCAGTACCAGCCAGTAGCCCGGAGAGCGATTATTTGAAGGTTAATGTATTTAAGAAAGAGAGGGTGTGA
- a CDS encoding ABC transporter ATP-binding protein encodes MYIELKDVVKTYGEGRSQVVANDHISFGINQGEFVVILGPSGAGKSTTLNILGGMDKPTAGEIWVAGQDISQLDDKGLTKYRRDKVGFVFQFYNLLPNLTALENVEMSEQIAQDPIAADQALASVGLDHRASNFPAQLSGGEQQRVSIARALAKNPDLLLCDEPTGALDSETGRQVLDILQQQSRQHHTTVVVITHNQTIAQMADRVIHINNARVANIEENSQPKSVAEIEW; translated from the coding sequence ATGTATATTGAGCTAAAAGATGTCGTTAAGACCTATGGGGAGGGTCGGTCCCAGGTTGTGGCGAATGACCATATCTCCTTTGGTATTAACCAGGGAGAGTTTGTCGTCATTCTAGGGCCATCAGGCGCCGGTAAGTCAACGACCTTAAATATTTTAGGGGGCATGGATAAGCCAACCGCTGGTGAGATTTGGGTGGCTGGCCAAGACATCAGCCAATTAGATGATAAAGGTCTAACCAAATATCGCCGCGATAAGGTAGGCTTTGTTTTTCAATTCTATAATTTGCTACCTAACTTAACGGCACTGGAAAATGTAGAAATGAGTGAACAAATTGCTCAAGACCCGATTGCTGCCGACCAAGCCTTGGCGTCAGTCGGTTTGGACCATCGGGCTAGCAATTTCCCGGCCCAATTATCAGGAGGCGAGCAGCAAAGGGTGTCGATTGCTCGAGCTTTAGCCAAGAATCCAGACCTCCTGCTCTGTGATGAACCAACTGGGGCCCTAGATAGTGAAACAGGCCGGCAGGTGTTGGATATCTTGCAACAGCAAAGCCGCCAACATCATACGACGGTAGTTGTGATTACCCACAACCAGACCATTGCCCAGATGGCGGATCGGGTTATCCATATTAATAATGCTAGGGTTGCGAATATTGAAGAAAATAGTCAGCCTAAGTCAGTTGCAGAGATTGAGTGGTAG
- a CDS encoding NAD(P)/FAD-dependent oxidoreductase: MIYDVLVIGGGTSGLMAAVSASLNGAQSIKIIEKNPSLGKKLLLTGGTRCNVTNNRPADEVIRHIPGNGKFLYSAFSNFDNYDIMAFFTDRGVALKEEDHGRMFPTTDSAKTILNVFIEEIKQAKIEVQTKVQVKSLVLDQDKQIGVVLDGGQVEMARTLILAVGGKSYPRTGTTGDGYKLAKQAGHHITPLYPTEAPITSEEGFIKDKTLQGLTLRDIDLKVLNPAGKTIINHRMDMIFTHFGISGPAALRCSMFVNQSLSQDSEKEVTMSLDCQPDLSYQDLRQAFVHAREDNYPGSLTKLLKQWMPERYAKFLLDQCQISQDRSAHDLSNQQIEKLCQAIKAYSFKVTGTWPIEKGFVTGGGVNLKEIWPHAMQSKLNPHLFICGELLDINGYTGGYNITAAFVTGYTAGQNAAWMSMS, encoded by the coding sequence ATGATCTACGATGTACTTGTCATTGGTGGCGGCACCAGTGGCCTGATGGCCGCAGTTTCTGCCAGTCTCAATGGCGCTCAATCCATTAAAATTATTGAAAAAAATCCCAGTCTAGGTAAAAAGTTACTTTTAACGGGTGGCACCCGTTGTAATGTCACCAACAACCGGCCTGCCGATGAGGTCATTCGTCACATTCCCGGTAACGGAAAATTTTTATACTCCGCTTTTTCTAATTTTGACAACTACGACATTATGGCCTTTTTCACTGACCGGGGCGTAGCGCTCAAGGAAGAAGACCACGGACGCATGTTTCCCACTACTGACTCGGCCAAAACCATCCTCAATGTCTTTATTGAGGAGATCAAGCAAGCTAAAATCGAAGTCCAGACCAAGGTTCAGGTTAAATCCCTCGTCCTAGATCAAGACAAGCAAATTGGCGTGGTTTTAGATGGTGGTCAGGTTGAAATGGCTAGGACGCTTATTCTAGCTGTTGGCGGCAAGTCCTATCCTAGAACCGGTACCACTGGAGATGGCTACAAGCTGGCTAAGCAAGCTGGCCACCACATCACCCCGCTTTACCCTACCGAAGCTCCAATTACTTCTGAGGAAGGCTTTATAAAAGACAAGACCCTCCAGGGATTGACCCTGCGTGACATTGATTTAAAAGTACTGAATCCAGCTGGTAAGACAATTATCAACCACCGCATGGATATGATTTTCACCCACTTCGGTATCTCCGGTCCAGCTGCCCTACGTTGCTCCATGTTTGTTAATCAAAGCTTGAGCCAGGATAGCGAAAAAGAAGTCACGATGAGCCTGGACTGCCAACCTGACTTGAGTTACCAAGACCTACGCCAGGCTTTTGTCCACGCCCGGGAGGATAATTATCCCGGCAGTCTAACTAAATTACTTAAGCAATGGATGCCTGAACGCTATGCTAAATTCCTCTTAGACCAATGCCAGATTTCCCAAGACCGCTCAGCTCATGACCTCTCCAACCAACAGATTGAAAAGCTCTGCCAGGCTATCAAAGCTTATAGCTTCAAGGTAACTGGTACCTGGCCAATTGAAAAAGGCTTTGTTACCGGCGGTGGTGTTAACCTTAAAGAGATTTGGCCCCACGCCATGCAATCCAAACTTAACCCCCACCTCTTTATCTGTGGCGAACTCCTAGACATTAATGGCTACACCGGTGGTTATAATATCACTGCCGCCTTTGTAACCGGTTATACTGCCGGACAAAATGCTGCCTGGATGTCTATGAGCTAA
- the whiA gene encoding DNA-binding protein WhiA — MSYASDVKKELTQLEVDSEHARSELAALLRMNGLINLSNRQLVLNVQTENAAIARRIYSLLTNFFNIVPEILIRRKMKLKKNNIYIVQIQDDVEGLLKEMNIFGDHFINPHISPEIMGNDQRKRSYLRGAFLAGGSVNNPETSSYHLEIYSDHKQHNDDIVTMLNSFNLNARAIDRRNGYIAYLKEAEKISEFLTLVGATNAMLHFEDIRIWRDMTNSVNRLMNCDNANLNKTVNAASQQLENIRYLDERIGLGELPDKLQEVAQVRLENPDASLKELGQLLPSGQVSKSGVNHRLRRINQMAEKLRTQGSL, encoded by the coding sequence GTGTCTTATGCCAGTGATGTTAAGAAGGAATTAACCCAATTGGAGGTAGACAGTGAACATGCTCGGTCTGAGTTGGCGGCTTTGCTGAGGATGAACGGTTTGATTAACTTGAGTAATCGTCAGTTGGTTTTAAATGTGCAAACAGAAAATGCCGCGATTGCGCGGCGGATTTATTCTCTGTTAACCAATTTTTTCAATATTGTTCCGGAAATTTTAATCCGACGGAAGATGAAGTTGAAAAAGAATAATATCTATATTGTCCAGATTCAAGATGATGTAGAGGGTTTACTTAAGGAGATGAATATTTTTGGAGATCATTTTATAAATCCGCATATTTCTCCGGAAATTATGGGAAATGATCAAAGAAAGCGATCTTATCTGCGCGGTGCTTTTCTAGCAGGTGGCTCTGTCAACAATCCAGAAACTTCTTCTTATCATTTAGAGATTTATTCTGACCATAAGCAGCATAATGATGATATTGTGACCATGCTAAATAGTTTTAACCTTAATGCGCGAGCGATTGATCGGCGTAATGGATACATTGCCTATTTAAAAGAAGCAGAAAAGATTTCTGAATTTTTAACTCTGGTAGGGGCCACTAATGCCATGCTACATTTCGAAGATATTCGCATTTGGCGGGATATGACTAATTCAGTTAATCGTTTAATGAATTGTGATAATGCAAACCTTAATAAGACGGTTAATGCGGCTAGCCAGCAGTTAGAGAATATTCGTTATTTAGATGAGCGGATTGGACTAGGAGAATTGCCGGATAAGCTCCAGGAAGTCGCCCAGGTTCGGTTGGAAAATCCTGATGCTTCACTTAAGGAATTGGGGCAGCTTTTACCTAGTGGTCAGGTGTCTAAATCAGGTGTTAACCACCGCTTGCGACGTATTAACCAGATGGCAGAAAAATTACGAACCCAGGGTTCTTTATAA
- a CDS encoding VanZ family protein has protein sequence MIFLGWLQELVALIFEGRVNHYPLLQLIIFSLDKTLIYLGCYLLGRWLWLKYVKGQSFGQTNWWRESLIFISLAYALMLIHLTVLRYDWQWWQLTWYVDRSWSDFHWLPLVDTVKLLDGDSRFSYWYNFFGNVLWFIPLGFLWPLFSKRRHLMFSTLTFGLAVSCLIEILQFYFYTGVSHVDDIIFNCAGTVLGYLLYDLGQLVISYQKEH, from the coding sequence ATGATATTTTTAGGTTGGTTACAAGAGCTAGTTGCCCTTATTTTTGAAGGCCGTGTTAACCATTATCCCTTGCTACAATTAATTATCTTCAGTTTGGATAAGACGCTAATCTACCTGGGTTGCTATCTCTTAGGGCGTTGGCTCTGGCTTAAATATGTTAAGGGGCAGTCCTTTGGTCAGACTAATTGGTGGCGGGAAAGTTTAATTTTTATCAGTTTAGCCTACGCCTTGATGCTAATCCATTTAACTGTCCTACGCTATGATTGGCAATGGTGGCAGTTGACTTGGTATGTTGACCGGTCGTGGTCAGATTTTCATTGGCTACCCTTAGTCGATACGGTTAAGTTACTCGATGGGGATTCACGTTTTTCTTACTGGTATAACTTTTTTGGCAATGTCCTCTGGTTTATCCCGCTTGGCTTTTTATGGCCTTTATTTAGTAAAAGACGCCACCTCATGTTTTCAACCCTAACCTTTGGACTAGCAGTGAGTTGCTTGATTGAGATCTTGCAGTTTTATTTTTATACTGGGGTTTCCCATGTTGATGATATTATTTTTAATTGTGCTGGTACGGTCTTAGGTTATCTACTATATGATCTAGGGCAGTTGGTTATTAGCTATCAAAAGGAGCATTAA
- a CDS encoding gluconeogenesis factor YvcK family protein — MIANENERPKITVIGGGTGLPVLLSGLKEANCDVTAIVTVADDGGSSGAIRNSVKTIPPGDIRNCLVALSNIEDIYKDIFQYRFAPEDQEFSGHAIGNLIIAALAEMRGDVYAALKLLAMMMDVQGQVLPAAEEPLVLQAHFQDGSFIEGETSIVAKRQAIDKIGVRVVDGYEARRPHAGRGVLKAIETADFIILGPGSLYTSILPNLVIDEIRQAILDTPAQLLYICNIMTQIGETEHFSDADHVRVINSHLGQNRVDYILANNAVVPKAYINRPETPEYLVQVSHDSVGLADQGIQLVEADFLALEDKGVYHDRRKLVNEILKIYRRHYK, encoded by the coding sequence ATGATTGCTAATGAAAATGAACGTCCGAAGATAACAGTTATCGGCGGAGGTACTGGCCTGCCAGTGCTCTTGTCTGGTTTGAAAGAAGCCAATTGCGATGTGACAGCCATTGTGACAGTTGCTGATGATGGTGGGTCGAGTGGGGCCATTCGTAATTCAGTTAAAACCATTCCTCCGGGCGACATCCGTAATTGTTTAGTGGCTTTGTCTAATATAGAAGATATTTATAAAGATATTTTCCAGTATCGTTTTGCGCCGGAGGACCAAGAATTTTCCGGCCATGCCATTGGCAACCTGATTATCGCAGCTTTGGCAGAAATGCGGGGAGATGTCTATGCCGCTTTAAAATTGTTGGCGATGATGATGGATGTTCAAGGTCAGGTTCTGCCTGCGGCTGAGGAGCCGCTGGTTCTCCAGGCGCATTTCCAAGATGGCAGTTTTATTGAGGGAGAAACTAGTATAGTGGCCAAACGCCAAGCCATTGATAAAATTGGTGTTAGGGTAGTGGATGGTTACGAGGCCCGCCGCCCCCATGCAGGACGTGGCGTTCTCAAGGCTATTGAGACGGCCGATTTTATCATTCTGGGACCTGGCTCCTTGTATACCTCAATCCTACCCAACCTGGTTATTGATGAAATCCGCCAGGCAATTTTAGATACACCTGCCCAGCTACTGTATATTTGTAATATTATGACTCAGATTGGAGAGACAGAACATTTTTCTGATGCTGATCATGTTAGAGTAATCAATAGCCATCTGGGCCAAAATAGGGTAGACTATATTTTGGCTAATAATGCGGTAGTACCAAAAGCTTATATTAATCGACCAGAAACACCTGAATACTTGGTCCAGGTCAGCCATGATAGTGTTGGCCTAGCTGACCAGGGTATTCAGCTGGTTGAGGCTGATTTTTTAGCTCTTGAGGACAAGGGCGTTTACCATGATCGGCGTAAGTTGGTGAATGAAATTCTAAAAATCTACCGTCGCCACTATAAATAA
- a CDS encoding single-stranded DNA-binding protein, whose translation MNQFQAIGRLAREVDLKEFSNTGNAVLNNVLAIPRSFNQDKDRTDFIPIVAWNATGKLMARYLKKGDEIAIIGNLQSRSYENKEGQTVYTVEVNVRQVQFLRKKQENLQEITINTVSNPN comes from the coding sequence ATGAACCAATTTCAAGCGATTGGTCGGCTAGCCCGCGAAGTCGACCTCAAAGAATTTTCCAATACAGGCAATGCGGTTTTAAATAATGTCCTAGCGATTCCGCGCTCATTTAACCAAGACAAGGACCGCACTGATTTTATTCCTATCGTTGCTTGGAATGCTACCGGCAAGCTGATGGCTCGCTACCTTAAAAAGGGTGATGAAATAGCGATTATCGGCAACCTACAAAGTCGCAGCTATGAGAATAAAGAAGGTCAGACTGTTTATACCGTTGAAGTCAATGTTCGCCAGGTACAATTTTTACGCAAAAAACAAGAAAACTTGCAGGAAATTACGATCAATACCGTTAGCAATCCTAACTAG